AAAGATTGGATCACGCTCTAATTACAGCTTTGGTTGAAAGATGGCGCCCGGAGACGCATACTTTCCATTTCCCAATAGGTATTTTTTGATGTTTTTAATTATGTTTATATTGTTAGAGTTAATTATAGATATAATTTGTTTCATATATTTTGTtagatataattatgattataatgttAGATAAATTGTTAGATATAATATTGCTAGATAAATTATGGATATAATTGTTAGAAAAATCATATGAATATAATTGTTAGATAAATCATTTGAATATAATATTGTTAGATAAATTGTGATTATAAATCGTTAAGCATTATAATATTGTTATTGATAAAATGTTGAATATAATTGTTAGATAATAATCATTTAGATATAATATTGTTAGATAAAATGTTATTGATGAAATGTTGAATATAATAGTTAGATAATAATCATTTGGATACATAATTGTTAGATAAAATGTTATTGATAAAATGTTGGATATAATTGTTAGATAATAATCATTTGGattttatattgttaaataaaaagtTAGATAAAATGTTACGTATTAGATAAAAAGTTAGATAATAATCATTTCTATATTACGTATTAGGTTTTTATATATTACATAAATGTATACGTATTATTTATTTAACTTACGTAGGAGAAGCAACTATAACGTTGCAAGATATTCAAATTCTATGGGGTTTACCCATAGACGGCCCCCCTGTTACCAGAATATGGCATTCTATGGAAGATGCCCAATGGCGACAATTAGTTACTCAATATTTAGGGATTGCCAATAACCATATTGCTGAAGCAGATATACAGACAGGAAAGATCAAAATATCTTGTTTAATCAATGAATTGAATAGAGAAGTTGTAGAGATTGAGGAACGTATCCAACAACGGGCTAGAGTCTACATGTTGGCACTAATGGGTGGCGTTCTATTCTCTGACGCTAATGCCCACGATTTCCCGTTGAACTATATTTGGAACATCATAGACTTGAGTCCCGAGCCTCGTTTGAGTTGGGGTAGTGCGGTTCTAGCACACCTTTATAGAAATTTGTGTCGTGCCGCTCAATCTGAAGATGCAAAGGGCATCAATGGTGTGTCGCTTTTACTACAACATTGGGCGTATGAAAGAATACAAACCCTCGCGCCAAAACTCAGACACGATGTACTCTTGGAGCCCCCGCTACCAAACGGTATGGGACAGCCGCCCATTGAAGGACCGTATGGTTCGAGGTATATTAAATATACACTATTCTCTTAATATATCAACAactataatatagttatatatacatatatcaataaATATAATTGGTATGTAGGTGGCATAGAAAAAGGACACACAGAGATACGCCCGCACATGTATTAGAAACGTGTCGGTCGGCACTTGCGGCATTAAGAGGCAgagaggtatatatatatatatatatatatatatatatatatatatatatatatatatatatatatatattctataaattAGTTGATTTTTATAGTATGTGGAATGTTTTTGCAGTTTTGCTGGTGTCCATATGATGATAACTTACAGAGCCCACTTCCCGATGAATGTCTAGCTGATAGGGAGTTGTGGTCATACCGTGGTCCAATTATATTTTGGTCTACTATTGA
This window of the Rutidosis leptorrhynchoides isolate AG116_Rl617_1_P2 chromosome 7, CSIRO_AGI_Rlap_v1, whole genome shotgun sequence genome carries:
- the LOC139859399 gene encoding serine/threonine-protein phosphatase 7 long form homolog, which gives rise to MDNQVRGRSIPLNPDLLFLQSLNSHRSYSIFTEKISSDALIKPKRCDLTFWQHISDLPNERINARVEGYLNAKGLGLVCKLGKQRLDHALITALVERWRPETHTFHFPIGEATITLQDIQILWGLPIDGPPVTRIWHSMEDAQWRQLVTQYLGIANNHIAEADIQTGKIKISCLINELNREVVEIEERIQQRARVYMLALMGGVLFSDANAHDFPLNYIWNIIDLSPEPRLSWGSAVLAHLYRNLCRAAQSEDAKGINGVSLLLQHWAYERIQTLAPKLRHDVLLEPPLPNGMGQPPIEGPYGSRWHRKRTHRDTPAHVLETCRSALAALRGREFCWCPYDDNLQSPLPDECLADRELWSYRGPIIFWSTIELHLPDRVNRQFG